The window aacaagggatcgctttcaagcagtgttcccttgTTCCCCATAAACAAATTGCACCATGGCTTCCAccatctgcctctccccagcagcacaggaatcttctggccctctgccacctGAGAGATAGGGTCTCCCAGCCCTCCTGCCTCCATACCGCCCAATGAGCTGACTTCTCCATTCATaaaagttcattcattcattcattcattcattcattcattcataccataTATACCATACCTGTCATCCATCCAATTCCAGTCATCCATCCTTAACCCTTAACCGCCCCCCCCTCAGCTACTTAAGACCataataaaactaaaaataatataaaaatacaaaaatacaaaatacaagaaTATAGATAGAGTTGAATAAGTTATGCTAAAAGTGCATAACTTATTCAAAGTGCAGCGCAACGGTTCGTGTCAGCTTACTAACACTGTCCTTAAAAAGCAGCTGGTTCGCAAGTTCAGACACAGAGGGGCAAATCAGTTCTTCCAAGGGAGTAAGGGAAAAGACTGTCCTTCCATTAGTAGTAGGTTCCTTTGGTCACGGTTCCTTTGATCACGTACTTTAAGGAGAATGAACCAGGTCCATCTGCATATCAGAGGCCAGTGTGTTTATCAGAGGAATTGGAAAGtcagagtgagggagagttagggTCTGGGGACCCTGcagagtcagatgaggagggagTTATTGTGGACCCAATATTAGACGTGAGAGTCAAAAGAATACGACAGAGACAAGAGAATTTCCGGCAAAGTTGATCTAGGCATAGCTTGTCATCATAGGTAGTATGAAAGGGGAGGAGCATAAGAAGTCCATTGCAGAAGTTCAACCTTCctttacagagagagaaagaactagCAGCCAAAGTGTTTTTTCCTTGAAATCTTTCGGAAAACCTGGAAACCAAACCTTGAAAGACATTTGTGAGTACCTTTCCATGCCAAGGATTAATGACTTGAATTAATGACTTTCTTCTGGAAGTTTATTAGCAACTGTGCCAAGAACGCTGGACTTTTGGCATGCAAATTCACATTCCTCTGATTTTATTACTGTTTGCGGCACGTTGCTTTGTAAATAGACTACTATACATAGTGATTTGGCTTCCGAGTCTTCATTGGAGCTCAATTACTGTTAATTAACTGGGCCGGACAGAACATGTAATAAATTAACCCAAACAAATACATATGTATTTTGATAccaattaacagaaataataTTGACAATTTTAGTAACCTTACTCATATCATTATAATAACAACCCTCAAAACATACATGATCTATTTTAGTTGGTTCTTGACTAATGCTGGCCCACCTAtagtttattttctttaatatttctCTATTCTTTGTAGTGAAATGCAGAGTACAAGGATAAATAAACCCAAAAAAATACGTATGTATTATTGTGGCCCAAACCTGGCTCAATGAAAGAAAGACATAACTTTGAAGATGCAGCACAATTTTTATTTCCAAGCAAGAAATCAGTAATACAGAATTACAGTTTGGTTCTGTGACTTGATTTGAAATCATAGATCACCAATCTTTGCAAAGCTTGAGGTTTCTGCCACCACGTTTGTTTTCTCTCCAATGTGAATCCATTTCAAGACACACATGTGGGGACAGTGTTACCTTGTACTATCACATTTTACACAAACATATCCTCTCTTCTCAAGTTAATATTGGACTATAATTAACAGTCTTTGGAAATGTATAGCAAAAATGCATTTCATGGTGACAAAATATGTATCAGCTATTAACAGCAGAAAAACTGCACATCATTGATTGCGGTGTCATCACCAGAACCCTGTTCTATCTCCAACCTTGTTCGCATCCCACATATACCCTTTGAACTTGAGGGGCAGTGACTAGACCACTTGTCAAATGTTCCCCAATTCTCGCCATTGCCCCTCAGAACCTCACCATCACTGCAGGTGAACTGGATGTTGTTGACTGCGGTATCATCACCACTTCCTTGAGGGGGTTCCACTCTCAGATTAAAGGAAACCAGGTAGTATGTTGACCGACAGTACTGGTACCTGGTCCAGGCTCCCCACCTGCCCAAATAAAAGATGGATATGCATCTCTTTGGTGTGTACATTATGCCCTTGTCATCAGGTCACAAGACTCAAGCATATTGGCTAAAATCTGGGACTAGGAACCAGTTGAACTCTATGCCtgaatatttaaattcattttctCTGGGTATATAATTGACTTTTCATTTAACTCATCGGGCTGTTTTAGgtggtggggaagggaagaggatgTTGTGGTTTCTGCCATGATCTTCTGGGGATGGGGATGGGGAATAAAGAATATGTTTTTATGATCCCAAACCTTCCCTTGACCACATTTCCAAGTCTATTCACAAACCACGTCATGCTCAGAAACCATTAGAGCACAGACTTCTTATTCTGGAAATTGCAGTATTGTAAGCACCATTTCCGCTGAAACGatcttttatttctattactcACTAGTGAAGAGGTGAGTCATTATTCAGCTAGTGAGGCTGGTAGAGTATTCATGGCTtgcagagccatgttaacaaggttagccaatgaataggcatagcaactaactCAGCCAATGGAAGCTAACCAgttttgagtctgtgcagagaatcgaaactggaacTTAATCTTAAAGCTGAGCATGGCTCAGACTACTCTCCAATCTGCACTCTCCTCTCAGTACTCTATGCTGCAATGAAACTAACTCCTACTTGTGTTTGCTTGAAATAATCTgtcattatgtttataaagaagttattgaatctagCTGAATCAGTCAACAGTCTGCACTTCTGGTTTTGAATTTTGCAACAAACCATAATAGAGTCCACTGTGGTAATTCAGTGCCTCATTTTCTTACTGGAAATCTGGACTTCCATCTCAGTTCACAAAAACATAGAGTGTCCCTTCTGGCTGTCATGTGGGTCTTCCCCATGGTTTTCTTTGGAGAGAgactatttttaaataaaaaaacctcTCATAAGCCCAATGCTGCCCCAATTCTGATTTGAGGCATATTGATTGCTGAGGCCTTCATTTGCAATCAACCTGATTTtataatctgataaataaatcaaAGATACTGTAAATTATAGACATTGCCATAAATCTTTAATACAGTAATAGAAATACATGTGTCTGAATTGACTGTGATTTGACGCTTAAAAAGCTATACCCAGAATTCAAGTACAAGACATTAATAGCAGCCACACTTCTGACTTTCATAAACAGCAATGTCACATGAAGTCCATGTCTCCCTACAAACAGTTataataaagtgaccagattttaagattgagaaagagggacaccattgagaggggtagggctaaaaaaatattcccacaaaaaagttcacaaaaagaatatttttctctctttctctccctccctctttcttactctcttcatcccttcctctctttttctctctctctctctcccttccttcctccttgtttctttcttttgctctcccttcttccctccctctcggtctctttatctctcttccttcctcttctttttttctctcttccttcctctctttctctctttctcccccctcttgctctctctctctgttccttcctttcctttttcctctctctcttccttcctccctttctctctttcttccccactctctttttctctctcccttttttctctctctcttgctatctccctctttctttctctctctcttccttcctctcctttttcctctctctttccttcatttctctccatttctctctcccccactctctctttctctgtgtatgtctctctctcattctctctctctctctctttctctcttgtacaccaCATACAAGGGTCGAAGTAggagtgggagggcgccggcagcaACGGCACTCAGCAGTAGCCACAGGGCAGCAGCAGAGGCACCGACAGCAGTGGCTGGAAatgtacatgctggcactgcacTGGGCATAGGCGCGGGGATGGCACTcgcccactggctgggccgggacagagaTGCCAGCCCTGTGCCCATGCCAAGCGCAGTGTTAGCATGTACGGCAAGAAAAAGTCATTCAAAAGCAGAACTATCCCATTGAAGGCAGGACATCTGTTCACTTTAAGTTATAAGAACAGCAGATAGAACCATGGATTGCATAATGAGAGAAGTGTGTGGGAGACTATAGCCAATAAAGGGCTGTTTGGGGGCATGAATGAAGGTCGGGAAAGAGCACGCGTTAGAGATCGATTGCAAAATATTAGTAGCTATTTGGGGACTTCTCTGGAATAAACAAATCTCCAACCATGTCCCTGCTGCTAATTCAGAGAGACCATTGCGCAACAGTGCCAGAAAGTCAGCTGTACCCATTCCAGTGCATCCTCTTCTAAAATCAGTAGCGGTAAATAAGGATCAGTCATCTATTCcccaattcctttttcttttctggcaaaggattttttttttctttttcactccaatcacatatgcaaaataaAATACCATCAATATTGAATTGCATTACAATAAATCACTTTTAAATTTTCAGGAAACAAAATccatccaatgctacctccttacaTTTGACATatggacaaaaataattactcaaatttctgATATGATATTTAAAAAGCTGTTAGTTAATACACTTTTTTAGGCTGTTCCTaatcttaatcacatcaaattaatagGCCATAATGCTTCAATTTTTTCtatatatccttaatatcaatttccACATATGTTTTTTAACCTTCTTTTATAATAAAtgccttttaaaagaaaagaaaacaagaaaaaagagcaaaaacatCTAATTACATCCAGCAGTTTTTAATTTAAATCAAATGCTTactaagaaaaaaattataaaaatttgagggaggaaatacaaataatgtgtcacaaataccaccATGAACCCAATTAATAATAGTTTCCTTTAATgggtaaataaaaaaataaaaagaaattttaaaattttaaaaaggaggaaagagaagggaagaaattgGGGGGGttttctaattaatggatgattggaatagattcaatgttgtgcatggaatgaatgactggtatgagtgtgatggttggggtgggtgggaatatggtatggatgagatgagtgacagtagtatgagtgatagatttggcccacctgacgctcgggagacaggagaggaaggggcattgatctctggggtggcagagggccggaatattcctgtgttgctggggagaggcagatatggtgggggtcacagagttagccgttccaggggaacgagagaccattgcttaataacggtcccttgttccggctctgtgagcccaatcttgggtactggtgatgagtgtaactctggccctgggctcaggttgctgctgctcaatgccaggtcggtggtaaataaagctctcctcatccgggatctgatcctggatgaggaggccgacctggcttgtattactgaaacctggctgggcccggagggaggtgttcctctctctgaaatttgcccagccgggtttcagatatggcatcaacctcgaccccaggtaagggggggaggagtagctattatagccagggagagcctttgcttgcgtagactcattgctccagaaattgcgggttgcgagtctctcttgctgaagttggacttaggggttcaggggggcttatttctcatgtacctgcctcccagctgcgtgtcaaaagccctgccgggttggcggtggagttccccggactcattgtcctgggggacttcaacctgccgtcactcggcgaaacctctgggctggcacaggagttcatggccaccatgacagccatggacctgactcaagtagtacagggtccgactcacgagggagggcacgcacctgacatggtattcctttccgagcaattgagtaatggtctgagactaaggggcttagaagtgttgcctttgtcatggtcagaccattttctactacggcttgacttcctggctccaatcctcccccgcagggaggcggaaccaatgaagatgttccgccccagacgcctgatggacccagagggctttcagacggcgcttggggttattccagaggcactcgtccacagttcggcggagtcccttgctgaggcctggaatacggctgcggcaggggctcttgactagattgcgcctttgcgacctctccgcggcgctagaccccgtagagccccatggttcaacgaggaactcctggagttgaaacgccaaaagagacgtctagagaagcgatggaggaagagtaggtccgaatccgatcgaacacttgtaagagcttttattaagacttacaaagtggcgctcaaggcggcaagatgcgcgtaccatgccaccttgattgcatcagcggaatcccgaccggccgctctgtttagggtgacccactcccttcttaaccaggggggagctggggagcccttgcagagcagtgccgaggattttaacacgtttttcgctgataaagtcactcggatccgggctgatctcgactccaattgtaatacagagtcgactgacaacgagtcagtcgaggtgactggggcacgtacttgtccacctgtctgggaagagtttgatctggtgacacctgatgaagtggacaaggccattggagctgtgagttccgccacctgtttactggatccgtgtccctcctggctggtttcggccagcagggaggtgacacggagctgggcccaggagattaccaatgcttccttggggaggggagtctttccatctctctataaagaagcgcttgtgcgccccctcctcaagaagccctccctggacccagccgtactcaataactatcgtccagtctccaacattccctttatggggaaggttgtcgagaaggtggtggcactccagctccagcggtccttggaagaagccgattatctaggtccccagcagtcaggcttcaggcccggttacagcactgaaaccgctttggtcgcattgatggatgatctctggcgggcccgggacaggggtttatcctctgtcctggtgcttcttgacctctaagcggctttcgataccatcgaccatggtatccttctgcaccggctggaggggttgggagtgggaggcactgttcttcagtggttctcctcctacctctccggccggtcgcagtcggtgttagtggggggtcagaggtcggctccgaggtcactcccttgtggggtacctcaggggtcggtcctctcccccctgctattcaacatctacatgaaaccgctgggtgagatcatccaaggacatggggtgaggtatcatcaatatgccgatgatacccagctttacatctccaccccatgcccaatcaacgaagcggtggaagtgatgtgccagtgcctggaggctgttggggcctggatgggtgtcaacagactcaaactcaacccggatatgacggagtggctgtgggttctgcctcccaaggacaatcccatctgtccgtccatcaccctgggggggggaattattgaccccctcagagagggtccgcaacttgggcgtcctcctcgatccacagctcacattagaaaaccatctctcagctgtggcgaggggggcgtttgcccaggtttgcctggtgcaccagttgcggccctatctggaccgggactcattgctcacagtcactcatgccctcatcacctcgaggttcgactattgtaatgctctctacatggggctacctctgaaaagtgttcggaaacttcagatcgtgcagaatgcagctgcgagagcagtcatgggcttacctaggtatgcccatgtttcaccatcactccgcagtctgcattggctgccgatcagtttccggtcacaattcaaagtgttggttatgacctttaaagcccttcatggcattggaccagaatatctccgagaccgcctcctgccgcacgaatcccagcgaccgattaggtcccacagagtgggccttctccgggtcccgtcaacgaaacaatgtcggttggcgggccccaggggaagagccttctctgtggcggcaccgaccctctggaaccaactcccccccggagattagaactgcccctactcttcctgccttccgtaaactccttaaaacccacctttgccgtcaggcatgggggaactgaaacatctccccctgggcatctttaatttatatatggtatgcttgtgtgtatgtccgttagtatatggggtctttcttaaatctttaaatattttaaattgtcagattatttatgatttgtttccacgtgttgtgagccgcccccagtcttcgtagaggggcggcatacaaatctaagtaataaataaataaataaataaataaataaataaataaataaataaataaataaataaataaataaataagaaaaaagaagaacaaaaagagaaaaaagagaaagagaaggaggtagGTTTATGATATAACCATAAAATTCTGTAGGGTATGATTGGGTTCTATAAGGAATGTAtataaggaaaaggagaaagattcCTGatgataacaaaataaaatagtataagtaAGTCAGttgccaccccaagtctatggagaggggcggcatactaatctaataaataataataataataataagttactCACGGCCCAACTGCAGACTGAATGTATCCGCCATCGGAACAGTGCAAACGGATTCCATTCACAGCTGTGTCATCACCACTTCCTTGGGGAACTTCTACCTAAGAAAATAAGACTCTGATAAAGTTCAAGATCAGTCCTTCTGCCCTTCAATGCTGAGAATTTTCAACATTGACCCATCAATACGCAACAATCAGTGCCTCTCTTTGAttacaaatttttttttaaaatgttaagcaTCAACACATATCTTGTGGCCATTCTTAAAACACAAAGTGAAAAACTGAACAGTTAATTTGAAGGAacgagaaagaaatagaagagccCCTGAAATATAAGTTCTTACCTTTAGGGAGAAGCCATCTGCATAGCCTTGAGGACAAAAGCTATTACTGCCCCAGAAACCCCAACCACCCCCATTTTCTACATTGATTATACGGTGGATATCTTGAATTTCGGGATTCCCCAGGCAGCAGACGATGGTCAGAAGAAGAACGGTGCTGACAGAGAGGTCCATGGAAGAGTTAACCAACCTGCCTTTTAAAAGAGaaatgccttcagaaattgtggtctTCTAGAAACCAGGAATCTTTTATCAAGTATCTGCGGTACCACTTTTATGAAATCATGCTTTTCGGTTTATTTATTCTGTACACTTGAATCAGTTTTCCTGGACTACATCCTGCAAAtttctgggcaaatttcagaagtGTTTTGCCACTGCTTCCATCTTCCTAGAGAAGAAGGGACTGGTCCAAGgtcagaatcagaatcagaacaagttgaaagggaccttagagcTCTTCTACTCCTGCCCCATATAcccgtgatggagaacctatggcatgcgtgccacaagttCAGGAACCTGGGCAGAGCAAAAGAGCAAGCCTTCCCATTCAAATGAAacatggcaaatgggccattttccgcctccagagggcctttggggggtggggaacgccattttcaccctcccagactcCTAGAGTGAAAAGATGGTTTTCCATTGGGTGCTGGGAACTGGGGGGAAGGGTTCAGGTGCGAATGGATGGGAGGGCATGGAATTATGGTTGGGGGCATGCATGAGCATGCCCTCGGCGCTCTCttctggcatgtgaaccaaaacgtttcgccatcactgctatagactctTTAGCCTTCTCTTTTTCTATGCCT of the Erythrolamprus reginae isolate rEryReg1 chromosome 4, rEryReg1.hap1, whole genome shotgun sequence genome contains:
- the LOC139166325 gene encoding vitelline membrane outer layer protein 1-like; its protein translation is MDLSVSTVLLLTIVCCLGNPEIQDIHRIINVENGGGWGFWGSNSFCPQGYADGFSLKVEVPQGSGDDTAVNGIRLHCSDGGYIQSAVGPWGAWTRYQYCRSTYYLVSFNLRVEPPQGSGDDTAVNNIQFTCSDGEVLRGNGENWGTFDKWSSHCPSSSKGICGMRTRLEIEQGSGDDTAINDVQFFCC